TTTGCCAATCTTCGGGAGTATCGATATCCTGCACGCGATAGCGATCAATGAATACGGGCAGTGCACCTTGACGCGAGTTTGTAGATTTACCTGTAACCCGCGACCAAAAGAATTGACCCGCATCGTGATAGCGTTCTGGTAAATCTTGCGATCGGGTATTCCGAAACCGAGTGTCGACCATGGTGAGGCCTTCTTTTTCATCCACTTGCAGCGCGCGCTGTATGGGAAAAGGAAAGCTGGTGACGGCGAGCGCCTGATTAAATTGGGTATTTTCCCGAAGAAGTTTTAGGCCCTGTTTTATATCCGCAACAGAAATCATCGGAGCGGTAGCGAACAGGCAACATAAAAACTCAGGAGTTTGATTTTGCTCGGCCAGTTTGGCGAGTGTGTGAACCACCACGTCGTTGATTGTTGCATGGTCATCCGCGATATGTGCAGGGCGCTTGAAGGGCGCTACAGCGCCCATTTCAACGGCTAATGCGGCGATGTTTTCTGAATCGGTAGATACAATAACCCGAGAAAAAAGCTTGCTCTGTAAAGCAGCATTAACTGAGTAAGCTAGTAGCGGTTGGCCGCAAAAGAGTCGTGAGTTTTTATTGGGTATACGCTTGCTGCCGCCGCGCGCGGGAATTAATGCTATGGCGTTAACGATCGGATCTGAAGGGTTCATCGATGCCCTCCCAGCTTAAGAGCTTTGCAGCCCTCTTCAGGTAATGCCTTGGTTTCTAACTGCGGTTTATTGCAAGCTTTAAATACACTTTCGATAGACTCACACACTCTTTGCTGGACAGATAATTCCAATCCCACATAGAGTGGTAGGGTAATAGTCTCACGATAATAACTCTCAGCTTCAGGAAGAACACAGCGCTGCTGCACCAGTTTTTGGTAATAGGGTTGTGTGTGAATCGGTATGTAGTGTATTT
The DNA window shown above is from Alteromonadaceae bacterium 2753L.S.0a.02 and carries:
- a CDS encoding N-acylneuraminate cytidylyltransferase, with product MNPSDPIVNAIALIPARGGSKRIPNKNSRLFCGQPLLAYSVNAALQSKLFSRVIVSTDSENIAALAVEMGAVAPFKRPAHIADDHATINDVVVHTLAKLAEQNQTPEFLCCLFATAPMISVADIKQGLKLLRENTQFNQALAVTSFPFPIQRALQVDEKEGLTMVDTRFRNTRSQDLPERYHDAGQFFWSRVTGKSTNSRQGALPVFIDRYRVQDIDTPEDWQTAEIQYQAWKIMQKSQGHAA